CCGCCCGGCAGCAGATCCGCGAGCTGCCCGCCGCCGCGCTGCCCGACCACGCGGCCGCCTGGGCCACCGCCTTCGCCCCCCGACTGCGGGTGCTCACCGACGAGTTGGCGCAGCTGGAGCGCAACCGGGGCTCGATCGTGGACCGGCTGCGCGGCCTGGTGGAGAGCTCGCTCGCCACCCTGCGCGCGGCCCAGCGGCTGTCCCGGCTGCCCGAGGGCCTGGGGGAGTGGTCCGGGCAGGAGTTCCTCCGGATCCGCTTCGAGGACCCGGACCACGCGCTGCTGGTCGAGCGGCTCGGCGAGGTGATCGACGAAGCCACCCGGTCCGCCGTGAAGAAGAACTCCGACCTGCGACGTGACGGCATGTCACTGCTGCTGCGCGGGGTGGCCGCCGCGATCGGCCCGAAGGGCGTCGCGGTGGAGATCCTCAAGCCCGACGCGGTGCTGCGGGCCGAGCGGGTGAGTGTCGGTCAGATGTCGGACGTGTTCTCCGGCGGCCAGCTGCTCACCGCCGCGATCGCGCTGTACTGCACGATGGCGGCCCTGCGGGCCAATGACCGGGGCCAGTCGCAGCTGCGGCACGCGGGGACGCTCTTCCTGGACAACCCGATCGGGCGAGCCAACGCGACGTACCTGCTGGAGCTCCAGCGGGCGGTGGCCGACGCGCTCGGCGTCCAGCTGATCTACACCACCGGGCTCTTCGACACCACGGCGCTGGCCGAGTTCCCGCTGGTGATCCGGCTGCGCAACGACGCCGACCTGCGGGCGGGCCTGAAGTACATCTCGGTCGAGGAGCACCTGCGCCCGGGCCTGCCCGCCCCGCAGGACCCGGACGGCCCGGCCATCCACGGCGAGATCACCGCCACCCGGATGTTCAAGCGCCCCGCCGACTGAGACCCTCCGGCGATTGGGGGGTGGGTGAAGGAGCGGCGTTGGGGTGCGTGCATCGGCGGCGCCGAGGAGGAAGTCCATGCGGAGCATCGGCGACCGACGAGAAGCCGGCGAGGTGCGTGCCCCGGCGTCGCGACGCCGCCCCCCAATCGCCGGAGGGTCTGAGCCGACGCTCGTGTGGCCCGGCCCGTCGGCCGGGCCGTGCGGGCGTTTGGTGCGATGCTTGACGTGTGTTCGAGGAAGAGCTCCGTGAGCAGTTGGACCAGGCCCGCCTCGCGCTGGCGGCGGCCCGCGAGGCGGGCGACGACGAGGGCGTCGAGGCCTACCAGGGCCGGATCACCGCCCTGATCAGGATCGCCGCCCACCACGGCATCGTCCTCCCGCACAGCAAGGACGAAGAGGTCGACTGACCGCGCCCTAAGGCCGGCCGGCCTCCGCGAGGTGCGCGGCGAGGATGCCGTCGAGCAGACCGGGGAAGAGCGTCCCCAGGTCCGCGGTGCGCAGGTGGCTCATCCGGGACGTGCCGCGGCGGCACTGGCGGATCACGCCGGCCTCGCGGAGCACCTTGAAGTGGTGCGTGGTGGTCGACTTGGTCACCGGCAGGTCGAACGCCTGGCAGGCCAACTCGCCCTGGTCGCGCGCGAGTTCGGCGGCGATCTGGAGTCGGATCGGATCGGCGAGGGCGTGCAGGACCGCCGCGAGCCTGATCTCGGCCAGGGCGGGTTCGGGGAGCTGGGTGTCGGCCACCCGTTCATAGTACGAGAAACATCGTAGTTTGACAGTCGCCGTACTACGAGAGTTATCGTACAAGCCTCTGATGCCCCCTGCCGAGGAGCCGACCGTGAGTGCCCTGTTCGAACCCATGACGCTTCGCTCGCTGACCGTGCCCAACCGGATCTGGCTGGCGCCGATGTGCATGTACTCGGCCGCGGCGGAGGGGCCCGAGACCGGTGTCGCGACCGACTTCCACCTCGCCCACCTGGGGGCCAGGGCGGCCGGCGGGGCCGGTCTGGTGATGGCCGAGGCCACCGCGGTCAGTTCCGAGGGCCGGATCTCCCCGTGGGACCTCGGGCTGTGGAACGACCGCCAGCAGCAGGAACTGGCCC
This genomic interval from Kitasatospora gansuensis contains the following:
- a CDS encoding ArsR/SmtB family transcription factor, giving the protein MADTQLPEPALAEIRLAAVLHALADPIRLQIAAELARDQGELACQAFDLPVTKSTTTHHFKVLREAGVIRQCRRGTSRMSHLRTADLGTLFPGLLDGILAAHLAEAGRP